CCTCAGCAGTAAGCTGCGACAATGAAAACTTTTATTTTTGCTATTGCCTGCTTTGTTCTTACCTCTGAAGCTCAAGCTGTTGAAACTTTTCACCTGCGCTGCCGTGGCGGAGGCAATCATGAATTTCAACTTTATGCCCAAGAATACGGAAACTGGCTGACGATGCATTTTAAAAGATCAAAAACAACTTACATCGCCCCTGGCGAATGTAGCTGGGATGATCGCCCTGTCAGAACTGATGAGCCCAGCAGAGTTTGCCAACACTCAAGCTATCCCACTGGTAAATTCAACATTTCCTTTTTTGCTCGCTACAATCAGCCGGCGGTGTTGTTACCAGTGACAGAAAACGTCAAATGGATTCGAAAGATGGGCTATGATTACGCCTACCAATCTTTTTATGTGGCAAACAATCCAGCACTGCAATGTTTAGATATTCACGCCTTTGATTAGGGTCTAGGACTTCATAGTCACGCACTGACTTCCTGATCTTGAACTGCTAGCCTAATTTCATGACGATCAGGAACCTAAGCTTCTTTTTTATTGTGTCTACGATTCTATCTTCACGTGCTTTTGCAATCGGTTATCCCGAATCAGCAGCCTTTGAAATGTCTATGGAGGCTGCAGGACAAATTCTTTCTTCCCCCGCCCTACCAAGTTTAGATAACGACGGAAAATCCCTTTCCCCACTTGTTGGGACAGTGAAAATGGAAGGGATCAGGGAAGAAGGAACTCTTGCTAATGGCGATCCATTGATCGTCGAAAATTCAGGGACAGTCACGGGTCACGTTGCTGGTTTGACCTTCAACTATTCTGGCAAAGGTGACTTAGGTTTTTTCGGAATGCTTGGTTATAGCAAAGTGCAAGGTGAAATGTCTTCAACCGTAAGCACGTTTGCCTATACAACTGATGTGCGCGACATATCTGCACAAAGCTTGGTGGGAGCGGCTGGATTAACCTATCGTCTGATTGGTGATGACAAATCCACCTTCACATTAGGGGTTTTCGGTGGTCCTGCGTTTATAAGCTCTGAAGCTTCAGCCAACATTCACCATGATACGGGCATCACCAAAGTGACAACGAAACCCAATATTTCAGGAATGTATTTTGGATTGCAGCTGGCGTTTCGCTTTGGCAAATTCCGCATCAACCCTTATCTAAATGCCCTAGGTAACTCGGATCCGCAATGTATAAAACCAGATTACTCTGGGGCTGACTATGCCGTCGGAGAATACAATCGTTGTGACGATGGCACCCCGGGGGTCACGACCTTTGCGCTGATTGGTGGAAGCGGGATCAATATTGGTTATGGTCGGTTTCAATTTGGTTTAGTACAAAGTGGCGGGACTGGAACACAGTCCCTGAAAACCACTCCATTGATGTTGTCTTTCCGCGCAAGTCTTTAAAGATTCTTATTTGGCTTTTGTGGGTAACGAATCCACATAAGTCTGTGGCAGTCCAGACGCTTTTGCGCCGCGAACCAGAGCTTCAAGGTATCTATCACTTACAGGACCATCAAGACTTTGACGGCTTGGCGAAGTCACAAATACGGTGGCTTCAAATTCTTTTCCGTCGACTGTCACAGTTAAAATTTTTTCTACTGACATTCCTGTCACAACACCTTCTTTGTGTTGAATGATAGGCCATTCTTTCGCCGGAATTTCAAACAGTCTTCCGAAGACAGAGGATCCTGTTTTTTCCGTCAATCCTGCCACACGACCGCCCCACCAGCGTGAAGGGAAATCAAAAATCAAATCAACACCTTTTGCTTCAGCCACTTGGCCTTCTGGCAATTTAAAAAATTGATAGCTGTGTTCTTCGGCCCAGATTTCAAAAGCCTGACGATCTAAAACACCAGAGTAAGCAAAATAGAGTCTGCTTCCGCCGTCTTTAATTTGATCTCGTGCTTGCATCACTTTGCCATAATGAGCGTCCATACTGATTCCTTTGCTATTCATTCTTTATGTATCAGATTTTTGCTTTTAAAACGAAGACTTTTACGCAATTCTTCCTCTTTGCACCCACAGCACATTCCAAGCGATATAAAAGCTGATTAATGCTGCAAAGAAGCACCAAATCGAAGTGCTTGCTTCGCGGTTAACGATGGCAGCGACCATCATTCCTAAAAATACTAATACACCGGCTATTTTCACTGTGCGCAGACTTGAAACGAAGAAGGGTACTAAAGTGGGAATATCGTAAAGAAGAAAATCAAGACTGGCGGGCCAGAATCTTCTGACATTGTGAAAAGTGTACCCCAAGCTATGGCCTGTTTGATAGGCATGAACTTCTGAAGCAGAAAGAACCCAAGCCGCCAAACAAGACACTATTAGGCCCATGATCCCAATGGCTTTTAATATCCTTTTTCTTTTTTCGTTTTGCTCTATTTGATAAAGCGACCAGGGTAACCAGCTTGGCCAGATCACCAAAGCGACCGTCACGAAAAGAACACTGCCAATATGCCCCAGAAAGGCTGCAGAATCGGTTCGTAGCGTTTGCCACACGATTCCCTCAGCCGCTTGTTGGATGCCAAATAAAAAAGGAATCGCCGCGATCATCCTTTGTTCTTTTAATTTGTTTTTTAGAGTGGTGATGGTGCCGGTCGCGACTAAAACTGTGGCGGCACCATAACTGACTGTCGCTGAGAAACACATAGGTCGCCTCCTGCTTTTAAAAACAAAAGGCATTTTAAAAATAGACTTCAGAAAAAATCACGCGGCTTAAAGTTAAATTTCGTAAAGGTTACGAAAAGAAAACCTTAGTTCCCCGTGTTTAATCTTAGTTCCATCTGAATATTGCAACGTTCATAGGGAGTAGGTGGTCCCACCACTTTTTTAAAACCTAATTTTTCGTAAAGTCGAATGGCAGGCTTTAAGATCGTATTACTTTCTAAGAAAAGACGATCCGTTTTTAATTCTTCCGCTTTTTCAATGCACGCTTTACCAAGTAAGTATCCGATGTTTTTCCCTTGGGCTTTTGGTGAAACAGCCATTTTGGCTAATTCAAAACAATTCAGGTCATCGCGTTTAATCAACGCACAAACTCCAACCGGTTCCCCGTTTAGAGTGGCTACAAAGATCGCCCCGCCCTTGTCCAAAATGTAACCTTTGGGATTTCCTAAAGCGTCACGATCCGGCTGTTCCATTTTAAAATATTTAGAGATCCATTCTTCATTGAGTTTAAAAAAGGCCTCTTTGTATTTTGGCTTATAGGATTCAATTTTAACCGAGATGGATTCCCGCTGCTTTTTCTTTTCGATGACTCGTTCTAATAAAGACTTCTGCGCTAAGAAATATTCCCATTCTTCGATAGCGGCCCACAGATTGTGAGTGGTTTGGGCAGAGATTTCTTCAATTGCAGCGCCTACATCCTGAAACTGATCAGAGATATTGTTGGCGATCTCTTTGCCTTTTTTTGATAAAGAAATTTTAGTTTTTCTGCGGTCCTTTGGATCGGTCTTTTCTAAGACAAGGCCGGCTTTAGACATTTCGGCCAGGATTTTGCTGACGGAGGCATGGGAATGACCAATATATTCTGCAATAGCCGTAACCGTACTTTCACCATCTGAAGATAAAACATAAAATACGGGGAACCACTTGGGCTGAAGAGCGTTGTCGTACACCTTATAAATCTGTGCCGCGTCTTGAGTTATTTTATCCCCAAGAAAACGTATCCGTGTCCCCATCGCCATTTTGCCAACTTGATCAAAGAATTTCATGTCGGCCTTTATGTAACTGGTTACGTAACCTGTCAACCAAATTTTTTCGCCCTTGCCATTTTTAATAAGCCTAATAAAATTATTTAAAATAATTAAAGGAAGCTTATGGACGGAATCGGAAAAACATCACTGCTGGTCGCTGCCATGCGTGCGGTAGAATCAAAACAAGCCTGACGTCGAAAGCCGCTTGTTCACCGACCCGTTCGCTGAAAAATTGGCGGGCGCTGAAGGTTTTGCCCTTTTAAATAAAGCCATTGAAGCTTCAGGGGATCAGCCAGCCTAAGTTATAGATTATTTGCCAATCGTTCCCGGGATACCGTCTAACATGATACCGATGGTGAAATAGGAACCCGACAGATCTACTTCATCCATGTTTGCGCTTACTGAGCCTGCACGGGTGAATCCAGAAACTTTATTTATTTCCATTCCACCTTCAAACATAAGGTATAACTGTTTGTAACCAATACCAGCGGAAACTCCGTAAGCGGCGTAAGGAGTTGAAAACCAACCTTCCGCTTCTTTTCTTGTGTATTCACCATCTTGGGTTGCAGACTTGACTGTGACGGTGGTATTCGTGCCCCCGAATCCTGCGAAAGCATCTACACGGAAAATACCTTCACGAAGTATCGGCACACGTCCCACCAAAAGAACACCGTCTTGATCAATTTTGGTACTGTATTCAGTAATAATGTTATCCGTATCTTCAGTGTTCGTTTGAGAGTGTTTAGTATATCGAACGCCAAAGTCTAAATACTTAAGAACAGGATAAGTCACCTCAACCCCGAACTGCATCGCAGACTCAAACTTTTTAATGCCTTGTGCTTCAACAGCTGTGTTGAGTTGTTCAGGATCAATCGTAGAATTTCCGAAAAAAAATCTAGCTTGCACCGGAATCTCTTTAGCCTCTGAAATATTGGTTTGAACGACAAAAGAAAGAAAAGCTAAAAGCCCTAAGCGATACTTCATTACTACCTCACCTTATCTGTTAAGTATGGCTTATTAAAATTCTGCATCAAGTTTATATACAGAAACTGACACACTTGCCGGACCAAGGTTGATAAGACCTTTAGCTTTCACCTCTACATTCGCCTGTGAAGTTTATACCCAAGATGATCGATATTCTTTGGCGTAATTTTTCATCGTGCGCGGCTCACGACCTAAGATTCGCTTCACTCCGTCAGTAATTCCCGCATTGTAGCCTTCTTTTAAAAAACCTAAGATCATCAATAAAAAGTCAGAATAGTCTTCAGGCATTCCTGCGACGAAAAAAGCTTTTTTAAGTTCCGCAGGTTGAATTTCAGAATAAACAATCTTTTTGCCTGTAGCTTCTGAAATCAGCGCTGCAACTTCATCATGATTTAAGGCTTCAGGTCCGGTGATATCAAAAGCTTGATTATTAAATTCATCACTTATTAGTAACTTTGTAACCACATCAGAAATATCTTTGGCGTCGATAAAACTAGTTTTGGCTGTGCCCACAGGTAAAAGTATTTTTCCGTGCTGCTTGATCCCCTCAACCCAGAAAGTATTGAAGTTTTGCATAAACCAGTTAGGGCGAACGATGTTATAAGCCAAACCTGATTTTTCTAATTCAATTTCAGCTTTGCGAAACGGGGCCGTTTCAACAGCGTTAGCACCCATAGCAGTCATTAAAACAACTTTTCTAAGACCACGGCGTTTCGCTTCTTGAATCAGCGGCGACAACATTCTGTATTGATCGGCGTATCCCGGAGGAGAAAGTAAAAAGGCACGATCCACACCTTCAAAGGCTGAATTGATGCCTTCGCCAGTAGCTAAATTTAAATAAACGGAATTTTCACCGCTCGCTTTTTTGCTGGTTGCAGATTTAACGGTGTAACCTTGAGCTTTTAATGAACTTCCGACCTCAGAACCTACAGTGCCTGAAGCACCAATGACTAAAACAGTTTCTTTTTTCATAAATGACTCCTTAATGAACACCTCTAGTATCTCTCATCATCGCATTGTTGATAAGAGGCATAAATTGAAATACACTGTTTCCGTATAGAAACAATAGGGGGGTCCCTTATGGATTTACAATTGACTCGGATCTTTGTTAAAGTCGTACAAAACTCTAGTTTTTCAAAAGCAGCGGAATTACTAAAGATCCCGAAATCCACGGTCAGTAAAGCTGT
This is a stretch of genomic DNA from Bdellovibrio reynosensis. It encodes these proteins:
- a CDS encoding gamma-glutamylcyclotransferase is translated as MDAHYGKVMQARDQIKDGGSRLYFAYSGVLDRQAFEIWAEEHSYQFFKLPEGQVAEAKGVDLIFDFPSRWWGGRVAGLTEKTGSSVFGRLFEIPAKEWPIIQHKEGVVTGMSVEKILTVTVDGKEFEATVFVTSPSRQSLDGPVSDRYLEALVRGAKASGLPQTYVDSLPTKAK
- a CDS encoding DUF6629 family protein, whose product is MCFSATVSYGAATVLVATGTITTLKNKLKEQRMIAAIPFLFGIQQAAEGIVWQTLRTDSAAFLGHIGSVLFVTVALVIWPSWLPWSLYQIEQNEKRKRILKAIGIMGLIVSCLAAWVLSASEVHAYQTGHSLGYTFHNVRRFWPASLDFLLYDIPTLVPFFVSSLRTVKIAGVLVFLGMMVAAIVNREASTSIWCFFAALISFYIAWNVLWVQRGRIA
- a CDS encoding bifunctional helix-turn-helix transcriptional regulator/GNAT family N-acetyltransferase, which produces MKFFDQVGKMAMGTRIRFLGDKITQDAAQIYKVYDNALQPKWFPVFYVLSSDGESTVTAIAEYIGHSHASVSKILAEMSKAGLVLEKTDPKDRRKTKISLSKKGKEIANNISDQFQDVGAAIEEISAQTTHNLWAAIEEWEYFLAQKSLLERVIEKKKQRESISVKIESYKPKYKEAFFKLNEEWISKYFKMEQPDRDALGNPKGYILDKGGAIFVATLNGEPVGVCALIKRDDLNCFELAKMAVSPKAQGKNIGYLLGKACIEKAEELKTDRLFLESNTILKPAIRLYEKLGFKKVVGPPTPYERCNIQMELRLNTGN
- a CDS encoding SDR family oxidoreductase, which encodes MKKETVLVIGASGTVGSEVGSSLKAQGYTVKSATSKKASGENSVYLNLATGEGINSAFEGVDRAFLLSPPGYADQYRMLSPLIQEAKRRGLRKVVLMTAMGANAVETAPFRKAEIELEKSGLAYNIVRPNWFMQNFNTFWVEGIKQHGKILLPVGTAKTSFIDAKDISDVVTKLLISDEFNNQAFDITGPEALNHDEVAALISEATGKKIVYSEIQPAELKKAFFVAGMPEDYSDFLLMILGFLKEGYNAGITDGVKRILGREPRTMKNYAKEYRSSWV